The Nitrospirota bacterium DNA window GCCTGGTAGGGCGAGGGGTTGAAGCAGGTCCAATCGCGGGTGAACATCCCGCTTTGCGGCGTGAACCGAGTCCACCACATCCGGTTGGTTATGGGATTGAACTCTTCCGCGTCGGCGCCGTTATTGTGATTGAGGACCAGATCGGCGTAGACCTTCATCTCCCTGTCATGCGCCGCCCGGATCAGCGACCGGAGGTCCTCTTCCGAACCGAACCAGGTCCGCACCTCGTCTTCGTTGTCTATTTTTCTGACGGCCTTCTGCGGGTATTTCCCCAGGTCATAGTAGTCATAGACGTCGTATCCCATCGACATGCCGCCGACGTTCGCCGCCTTGCTCGCGGGAGGAAGCCAGAGCACGGTAAAGCCTGCTGACTTTAATGATGGAATTTCGTCCCTGACGTGCTTCCACCACTGGTATTCCTTCCCTTCCATCCTGGGACAATCCCAGTAAAAAGCCTGCATGATCACGCCCATGGAAATCTCCTTTGCACGCGTTTACGAGTGGAAGCGTGCATGCGGGTTTTCTACACATCGCCGCATCATCGCATCCACACATCAACGTATCACCGCATCAACGCATCACATCCAGGGTACAGGCCCCTACAGAATCAGGGCCGTTGTTGCGCCTGTCGCGTTCCGCTTGAAGGGTTGTAAAGTCGTTCATGATTCTCCGGAATAAAGACTGCGTGGAAGGGCTGCAAAATAGTGCAACTGATCGATCGAACCGTAAGAAGAATATAACAGAACAAGGGAAATTGCAAGGGGAGATGAGATGAGCATGGAGCAGAGGGCAGAGTACCTAACAAAGGAGGGTGGAGGGGATTGCGTGCGGAGTTAAGTGCTCTGCCATTCCGGTCAAAAATAAAAAGCCCCTTTTCCCAAGGGGCTTTTTACTTCATTGGACTTTGTTGGATGGTGAAATGGTGGAGGCGGCGTCCATAAAATAGTTTGTCCAATTCTGCGATACTACGAACATATTTTACCGAGATATTACAATGTACCCCAGATAGCTACCCCCAAAATGCTGGATGCGGTGAGGTCTTGTTGGACTAATTCGGTCTTCATAGTACAACAACCTGCCTTGTTGAACCTGCATACTTAGAATGCGCGGAGAGAAGCGGTTCTCGTTTTCTTTTTTACTTTTGTTCATTCCGGCATTGCGCTAAAATCAGCGCCATGAAGTTCGAGTCTGCTGTTAATACCATGAATAGCCTTCTGGCAGCGAAACAACCTCAAACATTTAATCGTGCGTGGGTACGTGTAAATGCCCCTTGCGTCTATCGCTTCATCCAAAAGGAAATCCGAATAGAAAGCGGCGGCATAGACTGGGACCGAATTACTCGCGCCTTAAATCCCAAATATCAAAAGCAATGGACCGGGTCACTACGTAAGACAGTAAAGCCATATCGGAACAAGGCCGAGGTTGATATTGTTTTACAGCAATACAGCGATAAGCTTTATACCTTCATTACCTCCGAAAACAGAAATGATGAACATATTCGGGATACCATCAGCATCTCACTCGCAAGGATTGCTCAGAAAGGAAACATAACGGCCAAACAGGAGATTATGAAGCTGCTGAACTTCACAGTAGATGACTGGATCGAAAGGAATCCAAAATTGTCCGGTTGGCGAGGATATGACCAAATGATTCAGGTCCGGCTTGACTGCTGCATACGTCGTTACAGGTATTCAGGGTCATTCATGCGCTACGTCTTCAAAACGCTTGAATATGCTGCCAAAGGGCTAACACCACTAATCGCTTATTCTTTGGACGACTCCGCACATCTCGGAAGGCGGATATGAGTAGAGCAGGTTTAGTCCAATGTATAACCGATATCCCTAAAACCTCGCAGACGCTTTTTATGCATCCTGAGCAATTTTGGCACATTGGCATCGATATAATCGTACACTCGAACTTCATGCTTCCCCGGATGCTCCCGGTGTATCCTCCCCGCGTACTGCACAATCGTGCCCTTCCAGGAAAAAGGCATGGCGAGAATCAGCGTATCAAGATGGGGATCATCGAAGCCTTCTCCGAGGTAACGACCAGTTGCCGCAATGAGCCGCACTTCGCCTTCCGGAATTGCCGCGAGTCTTGCCATGGTTTCACGCCGCCCTTTAGCAGACAGTCTGCCGCTTAAAACAATAAGGTGCTTCACGTCGTCTCGTAATCCATCCGCGAGGATGTCCAAATGCTCTTTCCGCTCAGTCAGGAGCACTGGGAATCTTCCGTCCTTGAGTGCCTGCTTTACATCGGCAAGAATAAGAGCGTTTCGCTTCTTATCGTTAACGAGATTCGCGAAAATGTCCTGAATCGCGGCATCAGGATTTTCCATGGTAAATTCAGTTGTTCTGCAGATCAGTTGGTGCTTGAACTGCGTTCTTGCCTCTTGGCTTTTCGGATGAACGGAAAAGCGGACTGGTCCGCACTGCATATGAATGATCGGCTGGTGCCCGTCCCGTCGATACGGTGTCGCCGTCAAACCGACAACGTATCGCGCTTTTACCTCATTCAAGACGCGCTCAAAGGAAACAGCCGGAAGATGATGGCATTCATCCACTATCACCTGACCATAGTTGGCCACCAGATCGCTAACCTCGTCTTTTCGAACGAGGCTCTGGATCATGGCAACATCCAGTTTTCCGTTCGGCTTGTTCTTGCCTGACCCGATCTTGCCGATTTCTTTCGGATCAATTCCGAGAAAGAGAGAAAGCCTTGCGATCCACTGATCCAGAAGCTCTTTCCTATGGACAAGCACAAGCGTACTGCATCCTCTCGAGGCAGTGAGATACGCGCCGATTACGGTTTTGCCGAATCCCGGAGGCGCAGACAGGACGCCGTTGTCGTACTTAAGGATTTCGTTGATAGCCTCTTGCTGTGGTTCTCTGAGTGTTCCTTGAAAAACAAACAAGAGATGATCGGAAACAACGCGTTTATCCTCAAGTAACAGCTTGACGCCATGTTCTGAAAATAGCTCGCGGACATCGTCAATGCAGCCTCTTGGGACGGCAATATGTTCGGGAAGCTCTTCAAAGCAGGAAATCACACGCGGTATCCGGGCCGTTGAGAGACGCAAGTTCTGCTTCTCATAAAACATGGGATTTTGAAACGAAGCTAACCGTTTGATGCGGGTCAAAAAAGTTGATGGCAAATCCTTCTTTTCGATAAAGAGACGCTGAGCAAAAACGCCGTGCGTTTCAGATGGAAAATTCCCGCTGATTTTCTTTTTCGGTATCTTCTTTGACGCTGGCCGGTTCCAAGGAGAATGATCGTCCCCGTCTTCGGCAACATCTCTTGGCACCCCGAGCACATCGCCCTGCCATATCGCCTCAGTGGCGATCCGCCGGAGGACGTCCGACGACAGTCGTCCGAGTGATGCAAGATAAGCCCATTGATCTTCAAAGGGGGTGAAGTTTTCATCGAGAAACACAGTATTGCCTTTTTGTCGCGGTTCCTGTTGAAACGGCAGCGCGATCAGATTCCCGAATCCACCCTTGGTCAGTGTGTCCTGGCTGGGAAACAACCGGTCGTAGGATTCCATGCTGAGTTGATGACGCCTGCTCATGGTTACCGTGATCAGGTAACATCCCATCGTTCGCGCTGTAGCTGCCGGCACAGGTTCAGTAAAAAAAAACCATGCGTGCGCTCCGTTTCCCGAACGCGAACGCTCGACAGCTACTGGAATGCTCATACTTTGACAGGTTTCACGGAAAGCGCGGACATCGTCCATCCATGTATCCTTGTCGAAGTCAGCAGCAAGAAACCAGCAGGTATCGTCGGGCAGCATGGGGTAAACACCGATTACATGACGCCCCTGAAGGTGATCCGTGATAACCTGGTCGGTTACTGGAAGGAATTTACGATTGGAGCATTCGCTGCATTTTACCGGCGGCTTGTGCGTCTTTCCGCACGTGACGGAAATCCAATCATTCGAACAGGCGGGAGAATAACCTTTCTTGCCGGCACGGCTCGTCCATAATTTCGGAAAGATGTCCTCCCTCCCCCGAAATAGCGAGCGGAACAATGACACTTTTTCCTGCGGTGTTCTGGTAGCGTAGGGTATCGACTGATCGGCGTATGCTGCTTCCAGCACGGCAAGTTGCTGTTTGAGGGCATTGAGCCTTGAAAGCGCCTGTTCGCGTTCGCTGTCCAGCTTGGAAAACAGCGCTTCTACTTTTGCTATCGCATCGAGAAGTTCTTTCTTGTTAGACATTGATTCTCAAAATCAGAGCGCGGCGAAAGCATCAAAAACAGGCGAAGGGGGAGCATCGCGGAGGTGTCGAGAAGATAAAATGCGATCAAGGACGAGTACTCGACCATGTCGGACATGGTCAAAAAAGTCGTGCAGTAAACCTCATCCTACTGATGCTTCTTCTCGAACAAAGCGATCTCTTTATAAAGATCGGCAACGCGCTTGCCTTTTACGGCACTCTTCCTGATTTTTGCGTAATCTCCGTATCCTGTTTCAGACTGCATTATAAATCGCGTTGCATTGACCAAGCCAAGATTATTTACCAATGCCTCCCAGCCTGCATCTCTCAACGCGTAGCCGCTCAGGTTTCTCTGATGTGTTTTAAGCATTTTTAAACACCTCCTCTACTAGAAATTCAAGGGGACTGCATACCGACAATGAAACCGCATTTCGCTCTTTCTTGGCTTTCCTGACGAATGTATCATCACAGGTGATAAAGTATTCCACGCCGCCGGATTCAGCACAAGCGAGATGCATTGCATCGAGCGAATCAAAACCGAACTCTTCCAATGTGGTTGCTTTCTTCTTGATCGCATCGCTCATTTTCACGGTCTGCGACGCGAGAGCAACATAATGGGAAACCCGTTCTTTGCGCTCAGGAAAAGGTGACCGACTGTTCTCATAAGCCAGCACCTATGAACTAATTATACTGAACGCACCAGCCATCGTTTTTTCTAAAATTGACAAAAAAGCCTCCGCCTCAAGCCTAATCCTAGCTTGGCTTTGGTCATCAAAAGGCCGGTTATACACGCTGGTATCCAGATATATTTTTATGCGTCGTCTCATACTCAAAAACCAAAGAGCCAGTCTGTGTATAGAATAGCATGATTCATTACACAATGACAAGCGACAAATGCACTCTATCTATAAGTACCGCTACCTCGTCCCGTGTTTGAAAGAACGGACCATTGAACAGTTTGTCCAATCACCTGAATTACTGCCTATAATTAGAAATCAAGTTATTACAATATACCCCAAAAACTACCCTAAATTGTGAGTGCTGGAAAACAAAAAAAGAGCTAAATCCTTTAAGGACTTAGCTCTGGTCTCCACCTGAGTCCGATGGAGAGTTTCGCTGAAAATCAAAATATAACTGCAAAATCAAGTAGTTATGGTGGAGGCGGCGGGAATTGAACCCGCGTCCGAAAATCGTCAGCCGAAAGCTCATACATGCTTATCCCCTCGTTTTAAGCTCTCGCCTCATCCGGCGCCTTGGGGAAAGCTTCGGAATCGGCCAGCCCGGTTTTTCTTATCTTCCCGCCCCGGACGGCGTCGGGAAGACCAGCCTGGTTTTTGACGTTTCTGCGACTGTTCAGGCGCCGGCCGCGAAACGCGCTACCTAATTAGGCAGCGAGTGCCAGTTCTTGATTATTGGCAGTTGATCTTTACCATGTGTTTAACGAGCCCCATGGTACCTCGGCATGCAACTCCCGACCTCTGTATCCCCGTCGAAGCCTGTCGCCCCCCTTTTCTTTAAAGACAGTTCAATGTTCAAAGTTAACTCTGAACCCTGACCCCTGAACCCTGAACCCCTGAACCCATTACATACTACTTCATTCCTCTTCGCTATTCAACAGCCTTTTCACCTCACTGTCGCTTATGCCGCTGATGCGGACGATCTTTTTCCGTGACGTGTGGCCGGAAACGATCTCAACATTGGATTTGGGGATAGACAGGGTGGTAGCGAGGAACTTCACTAACGCCTCGTTGGCAGCGCCGTCGACCGGCGGAGCGGTGAGTCTGATCTTGAGCCCGCCGCTATCCATCGTGACGATCTCGTTCTTCGAGGCGCGGGGCTGGATCCGTATTGAGACGGTAACCGGCGGCTCCGGACCTTTATTCCTGGGCAGGCTTTTCTTCAGTGACAACGCCGGCCTCCTCAAAGGTGACCATTTCCCGGTGCATCTCGATGATCTTCTTGATGTCCTGTAAGAAGTGATGCTTCCGGCGCTTCAGCTCCTGGATATCCACATCCAGCTTTGCCTTTTCATCCTGGGCGTTGTTCAGAAGCTGCAGCCGGCGCACCTCCGCTTCCTTGATAATGACGTCCGCCGCGCTGCGCGCGCTTTCCTTCTGGTTCTCCATGAGCTTCTGGGTCATCAACAACGTGTTCTTGACGATCTCTTCCCGCTCGTTCAGTTCGCGCAGGCGCTGATCATAGTCCTGGCGGAAATCCCGCAGTTCCGTTACCTCCCGCAACAGTGTTTCCATCTCGTCCCGCACCAGGTCGAGGAACATCTCGACCTCGGTCCGCTCATAGCCGCGGAAGACCACATGGAACCGTTTCTGCTGGATGTCGATCGGTGTTACCCTGATTTCGTTCGTCATACGAGAGCCTCCTTGAACGTGGGCCATATTGTCAAAATCAACCACAGAGACCACACAGTTTCGAACAACTGAAAAACCCCGCATGCTTAGCACGGCAGAGCGGCGAGCTGCCCAAAAAAATACAACGGGAACTATTGCTGATTCTTCTCCTGTCACCTTTCTTGCGTGCCCAAGAAAGGTGACCCAAAGAAGGGCACCCGACGAAAATTCTTCACGGTGTGCTCAGTCGTCCTCAGTACATTTCGGAAACTCGCCCTGCGGGCTCAGACAGTCCAAAATGCTTAACCCTCGGACTCGGTCGCACGCCTAAATTTTCGAATGGGGGTAAAGCAAAAAAGCCTTGTTTTACCCCAATCCCGCACGTTCCCGGAGCGGCCCTTACGACATTATTGGGCACCCGTCTTGGCCTAAGGAAGCGTCCCGCAGGGCGAACGCGTTGTACTGCCTGCACCCAGCGCTTACGAGTGCTACGTCGCGAGTGCAGGGTGTCTGAGGCCGCAGGCCGAGTTTACGCGGGCGAGCGGACGTGGCCTTAGACGGGTCAAAAATGTCGTTCAGGACGCGAAGGGGATATAACCCGACGTCCAGTTTGAGAAAAATTATCGCGCAGTTTGAGAAAAACAGGGGCTGAGGGTGCCTTTTGTTTCAAATTTAAACACAATTCAGGCCCTCTATAACCTCTCTTTAATGGTCTTTTACTACCATATATAAGGGCGGTTTGCAACCCCAAAAAATACCCCTCAAAGCCCTTCCCTGAAACCCTATCTGGCCCTCGGTTTGAAGTTCATAATTAAGAGCTCCCGCATGCCCTTCTTTGCTCCCGTTTTGCCTGCTGAGTACTGGGTTGTAACTGACTGTATCCGGAACTCTTTGTAGAGGGCACGGATCTCGGGAACATCGTTGATTGACATGATAAACTTACCCTTCACGGTGCGCAGGAGGTCACGTAGTTTCTCGAAATCATCCCGGCTGAATATCCCCTTGCCGTAGTCGTTTTCACAGCGGTAATAAGGAGGGTCTATATAGAAGAACGTCGTTGGCCGATCGAACCTGGCGATCACATAACCATAGGGCTTGTTCTCAATATATGCCCGCGCGAGGCGGAGATGGACAGCGGATAACTCCTCCTCAATCCGAAGCAGGTTGAAGTTAGATCTCCTGAGTGGTGAGATCGAGAATGACGGGCTCGTTATTTTGGCGGCAAAGCCGGTCTTCAGCAGGAAGTAAAACCGTGCCGCGCGCTGGATATCCGTGAGGACGTCCGGAGGCGTCTGCTTGAACCGCTCGAACTCCTCACGCGATACGAGGATCCAGCGGAAATAGCGGATAAACTCATCAAGGTGATGCTTTACGACCCGGTAGAGCGTAACAAGGTCAGCATTGATGTCGTTGATGATCTCTACTTCCGACTCTTCTTTTTTGAAAAACAACCACGATGCGCCTGCAAAAACCTCGCAGTAACCGGTATGCTCGGGGATCATCGAGACAATCCTGTTTGCGAGCTTTGACTTCCCTCCCAAATACGACAAAAAGCTGTTCATTTGCGCCTCCCCATAATTAGGTTGAACCAAAGGGAAGCCCCTGATATAATCGCCTCGCCCTGTACAGGGTGCGGGCGGCATCGGGGCAACCCGACTGTCACGTTGATAGCGTGATTGGTTTGGGGAGGTGTAAACTCCTCTGACTGTCGCCCGTTCTATGGTGTTATCTTTTTAACTCCTTGTACTTTTAATATGTGGCAAATGGCAAGCGCTACTTGTTCAGACTGCACTGACGCTTCATTTCTCATACTCTCGATGGCCGCAGCCGCCTGGCGGGTCTCTTTGCTGTTCTCGATCAGGAGCGTTGGTAGCCACTTCATCGCGCAATCCTTGAGATCGAGGTCCGCGCCGCTCTGCGGGTCCTTGCCGCGCACATGGATGAACCACTCGCACTCCTCACCCCAACAAGCGGCTTTTATTTTAGGACATTTTTTCTTAATCTCTTTCATCAGGTGTCTCCTTAATCCTTGGTTGCGATGATTATGTCGCAGTATTTTAGATTTGGGATAGTGAATGAACCGGATGCGGAATTTGTATGCGTATGCCCATTCCCGCTCCCGACGTCTGATGTGTTATACGCAGTCAGACCTGAAGGGTTGGTGAAATAAGCACCTGTTCCTTGTGGGACAGATGCAGATGATCCATGATGTTGTTCCGTATGATGATGTGTTGGCATTTCTGCTATGGTTAACATGTGATTATTAACTGTCACCGAAACCCCAACCGCCTGCGTATTATTAAACACCGCGGAAAACCCCGCCGCACCTCCCGTTGCCACGCTCCCCGTGACAACCCGCAGTGCAGCATCGTTATAGGCGGCGCTGGTTTCTTTTGTCCAGCCCGTGGGCGCAGCGGTCTGCTGAAACAGCATCCGCGTGCCCGCCACGAATTGGCTTGATCCGGTGACATCGATCGCGGCCCAGGTGGCGCCGTTGTATGCCTCAAACCGCTTTGTAGCGCTGTTATATCTGACGCAGTCCGTCGGGAGGTTCGCGCCCGCCCCGTTCATTTTCGCGAGCGTTGCAAACATCTCGCGGATCTCGGTCATAAACCCCAGTTTGGTGCTGGATGAACTTGGTTTGTTAAAATCGCCTTCTGCCATGATGAAACCTCCTTTTCAGAACTAACCCTAATATCCTGTTATTGGGCAACTCCATTCGCCGGTGGTTAATGCTCCGGTGAGGTCATAAAAATAAATTCGAACACTTGCTATATAGACCGTGGTGTTTATGGGCGGCGCGCCGGACAGTGCCGGTGACACGGTGAGATCGTCGGTTGAGATATTCGTAATCTGCACTACTTCCGGTCCGGTGATCAGATCTACCTTAATCCAATCGTCCACGAGAAAGCGCGCTCCCTGACCGGCGGTCAATTTTACATGGGTTGTGGTGCATGCGGCATCACAGGTGGAAACCGCATCTACATAGACATATATCGGGAGGCGGGGAGGCGCTCCCTTAACGGCCGGGGTAGCCGACTTAATGTCCGAAAACATTTTGTTGAATTTGAATACACTTCCTAATGATGCATTGGTAATAATGCCGCTACCTGAATCGTTCTGCAACTTGACAGAGAGCGTTACGTTTAAGCTGTTGAGCGCGACAATGTCCGCAGCTGTGCCCGCAAAGGCAAGATGGATCTTTGTGTATCTAAAATTATTAACGAACAGTTTCCATGCCCCGGTATAGGTTATCCAATCGACATTGTTCACGGACACGGATACTATCGGCGTGATTGCAACCGAACCTTTAAAATCGACCTTATCAACATCAACGGAGATCATGGTGCCGGGCACGGTAACTCCCGCATCATACGTCTGCTCATAAAATGCCGAGGTGTGCATGGGTTCAATAACATACCCGCCCATATTGATAAAATCCTGCATGGTGGTAATCGAATACGCGGTACAAAAACGATCCCAGCTCGGGGCTGAGCTTAAATTTCCACCCCTCCAGTTGTCAATTGCGGGGTTCCCGATGTATACAAACACCCCAGGAGACCCGCTGGAAAGGGAAGTGTCGATCTCTTCCCGCAGGATGATATTGTTGCGCTTTACCCGCAGAACGGTCCCCTCGGCTTCAAACCGGATAACATCCGAGGCCTGGAGCGGTGGAGACAGACTGATGCTGCTGCCGATGGTGGAACGGGCTCCGGCGACATATTTAAAGAGTTGTACACCATTTAATGATACTGTTAGTCCGTACAGGTTTAAGACGCTTCCGGAGGTAATACAACGCAACATCAACGATCCATAGTCTGTGACCGCTGACGTGAATTCCGCAAACTGATCATTGAAAAATGAACCTCCGGACCAATATGCGCCGTCGTTGACGCCAATGGTTGTCACACATTGATTCGAAACGATTTTTAATGCGTGGGCGCCGGGGGCCGTGGTCCAGTTCCCCGCGAGCGGGTTTTCATCCGCACGGTTGAAATCATCACTGACTCTGTCCTCTGTTTGGACGCATGCATAGGTTGTTTTATCACTGCTGTCATAGTATAACCCGGAGGAAATGGGGCTTTCAAAAGCATCCATCCATTGAGAAGTTAATTCAAAATCCGGAGGCTCGCTTACCGTCGCCGTGACGCTATTCGGCGTGCCGAGCAGATCGTTTGTGTCAATGGCGGTAATCCAGTATTTATATGTGCCCGAGGTCATTTCAAACCAGGTGAAAAACGTGCCGGTGAGCGTGCCAAGGAGTTCCGATGTTGCGTATACATCGCCCTTCCGGACCTCATATTCCTTTATCGGAAATGTGCCCGGCACTCCGGTCCACTGGAGCAGCACAAAATTGTCGATGATCTGCTGGGTGAGGCCAGTTACCGGGGGGGCGCCGTTGATGACCAGGACGGCCTCGCTCGCGGTGGCGCTTTCAAGTCCGCTGGTGTCGAATGCTTTGATCCAAAAATGGATAGTCCCGGATTGTGTCGGCTTCCAATCCCAGCTATTTTGAGCGAGGTTATTAACGATCAATGTTCCGGCATCCCAGGACGCTCCGAACCGGACCTGATAGCCCTGCCGATCGCCGTCCGGGATATTGGTCCAGCCGAGATGAATCAGCATGTCGCTTTGCTGTGCGGTGAAATTCTGGACGATCGACGGCGGATCGAGTTTTCCGAGGGTGAGGATGCTGAGTTGCGGGGCGTTCTGGATCTTTTGTTTGAGGCCCGCCGTATTCACCGTGACGGCGGCGACAATGTAGGTTTTGCCCGTTTCCACGTTTGCTATTCTGTAATGTCCGTAGGATTTTCCCGAGAAAATCCACCCGCCGCCGTTGTTCCACCAGATTTCAGCATACGAGAACAGGGCCGATCCGGGATCGGTGAAGTAAACGTCAATCACATCCTCAAGCGTGCCGTCCACCCGCGCAATGACCAGTTCATCAAGCAGAAAGTCATCCACGGCCGGAAGCGGATCGAGGCTGTCATAGTTCGGAGTCGGCAATGCCGGCTGAAGGTTGTCCGTGTTGTAGATCGAGGCATTGTATTCCACCCCCGTGATGGTGCATTGCAGATCGCGCGTCTTGCGGATGCCGAGCACTCGATACGGTTTTGTGACGGTTGCAGTCTCGCCGAACGCATAAGGATCATATTGTGCAGGCGCCGTGCCGAAGGGCGTGGAGACGGACAATACGGTGTAAGTGCCCGGTGCGTTTGTGACGGACCGGATGACAATAGAGTCATCGCTCATTCTCACCCAGAGAGAATAGGCGTTTCCGACCGAGAGCGTCACCTCGCGATCAATGGTCACTTCCGTGGTTGTGGCGGATATAATGCGACCGCCGACTGATCCGGCTGTCGGGATGTCATGTTGGACGCTGACAACGTCGCCGGGTTCGCAGACTATGGCATCAATGTCCGCGCCCCACTCTGCCGAGGAGAGGAGGTATTGATTGCAGGCGAGGCGGTACCGCGCGTGACGCCAGGCCTCCGAGGGCTTGGTGACGCCGAAAAGCTGCAGGCGGGCAGGGCTCGCGCCGCCGGGGTCCACATCCGGGTTGACGATGGAAAATTCGTCGCGATCGTAGCCCTTCGCCGAATTGATATATTCGATCGTCATCTCCGAGGCCCGATCGGCCAAGGGCATGAAAGATTCCTTAAACTGGTTTTTGTTGATATTCCCGACGGTGAAGAGCTGCACGGGATCGGACGGTTTGTCGATTGCAATGGTTAGATTTATCCCGCGCCAGATGAGGACCGCGCGGCCGATCTCGCAGACCCGATGCGCGGCCTCCCACATATTCCCGGCAGAATCAAAACCGCCGTTGAAGGTAATGCGCTTCTCCGTGCCTCCATAACCGTCAGGAACAAGATCGTCACACCAGGCGGCCCATTCCAAAAACTTTGCAAGATCGATCCTGGACGGATCCATGCCATCGTAGCGGACCACGGCGAGGTTATTGTCAAATACCGGTTGTGTCAGAATATCGAACGTCACCCAGGCAGGGTTGCTCGTGACATCGACGGACCAGGTGGACCCGTTCCAGATGCGGCAGTATTTGCCGTCGGTGAGGCAGGAGAAGCGAAAGGATGCAGACAATTTATCCGTGGCAATGGCGGTTAGGCCTACCAACGCCTGGCGGGGATAAATGAATCCATCATAAACAATCTCTCGTATGGCGGTAACGTACATTGCTTCGCCGTATCGTGGGTCATTTTTAGTAACCGTGAGATTCTCTATTTTAATTTCATAAATCCCTTTGGTTTGGATGCTCGGAAGCGTGAATTTCTTCCTAATGGGCTTTAACGCTGCCGCAATAAAAGGATAAAACGTGCTGAGGGTATTCACTGCGGCTTCTGAATCATTAACCCAGCGCCACCGCATCGGTGTTTCGTTTACATAGTCTCCATCCATGTCGACATATTCAATCGCTCCCTCGATGTGGTCATTTCTCCCGCTTGTTCCACGCGTTTTTTCAAACCAGTAGCTCGCCCCTGTTTGGGTATTTATCGCCCATTTACCCAGACTCCAAAAGCCGGCCGGAATATTCGAGTTGGCCGGGCCGTCAGTCGCATTGGTTATATAGGTCCAGGGAGTTGTCCCCTGCTTTCTGATGGAAATTTTTACCTGCACAAACGAACTATCCAGACCCCCGGAGTTATTCATGTACCACAATCCATTTGGGAAAAGCACCTCAACTTCGAGAGCGTCAAAATTTGATCCGGGGGTAACGTAGGTATACGGAGAAGTACTCTCAACATGGATGTTCAGAGTGTATTCTGTTTTTGTATTGTTAAATGAATGAATGACATCCTGATTAAGATATCCCAGTCTTACTTCGGGAACAACCTTGTACAAACCTGAATCTTGATCGTTTATTTTGAAGGTATTTAAGCTTTTCTGGGGTCCGATGCCCATGGATAGCAGAACACTTAATTTTGACGTTACATTGTCATCGCTGTCGGTGAATGCGCCTAAAATATTTCCATAGAGCTTATTTACCCCATAGAACCCTGGGATGGGGACTCCCTGGCGCTGGATGGTCTGCGGGTTCCAGGAGTAGAGCTGAGAACCGTCCATCAGCCCGCTGCCGAGGGTCGGAAGCTCCGGCCGCGGAGGAGGCAGGAGTGCGTTGACAGCCATGCCGCCGACCACGGATAGCCCTATCCCGGCAACAAGGTACCATCCACCGAGATTCATC harbors:
- a CDS encoding host specificity factor TipJ family phage tail protein; this translates as MNNLTLIKVYNPFNRRDQDICPVPYLHGQTLLDLRNTHYPKDIDVVVSINGNIIPTDQLAVSFPMSGDQMLFVPQVHGGGDNEKSVYRMVLMIAVAVASIYTMNLGGWYLVAGIGLSVVGGMAVNALLPPPRPELPTLGSGLMDGSQLYSWNPQTIQRQGVPIPGFYGVNKLYGNILGAFTDSDDNVTSKLSVLLSMGIGPQKSLNTFKINDQDSGLYKVVPEVRLGYLNQDVIHSFNNTKTEYTLNIHVESTSPYTYVTPGSNFDALEVEVLFPNGLWYMNNSGGLDSSFVQVKISIRKQGTTPWTYITNATDGPANSNIPAGFWSLGKWAINTQTGASYWFEKTRGTSGRNDHIEGAIEYVDMDGDYVNETPMRWRWVNDSEAAVNTLSTFYPFIAAALKPIRKKFTLPSIQTKGIYEIKIENLTVTKNDPRYGEAMYVTAIREIVYDGFIYPRQALVGLTAIATDKLSASFRFSCLTDGKYCRIWNGSTWSVDVTSNPAWVTFDILTQPVFDNNLAVVRYDGMDPSRIDLAKFLEWAAWCDDLVPDGYGGTEKRITFNGGFDSAGNMWEAAHRVCEIGRAVLIWRGINLTIAIDKPSDPVQLFTVGNINKNQFKESFMPLADRASEMTIEYINSAKGYDRDEFSIVNPDVDPGGASPARLQLFGVTKPSEAWRHARYRLACNQYLLSSAEWGADIDAIVCEPGDVVSVQHDIPTAGSVGGRIISATTTEVTIDREVTLSVGNAYSLWVRMSDDSIVIRSVTNAPGTYTVLSVSTPFGTAPAQYDPYAFGETATVTKPYRVLGIRKTRDLQCTITGVEYNASIYNTDNLQPALPTPNYDSLDPLPAVDDFLLDELVIARVDGTLEDVIDVYFTDPGSALFSYAEIWWNNGGGWIFSGKSYGHYRIANVETGKTYIVAAVTVNTAGLKQKIQNAPQLSILTLGKLDPPSIVQNFTAQQSDMLIHLGWTNIPDGDRQGYQVRFGASWDAGTLIVNNLAQNSWDWKPTQSGTIHFWIKAFDTSGLESATASEAVLVINGAPPVTGLTQQIIDNFVLLQWTGVPGTFPIKEYEVRKGDVYATSELLGTLTGTFFTWFEMTSGTYKYWITAIDTNDLLGTPNSVTATVSEPPDFELTSQWMDAFESPISSGLYYDSSDKTTYACVQTEDRVSDDFNRADENPLAGNWTTAPGAHALKIVSNQCVTTIGVNDGAYWSGGSFFNDQFAEFTSAVTDYGSLMLRCITSGSVLNLYGLTVSLNGVQLFKYVAGARSTIGSSISLSPPLQASDVIRFEAEGTVLRVKRNNIILREEIDTSLSSGSPGVFVYIGNPAIDNWRGGNLSSAPSWDRFCTAYSITTMQDFINMGGYVIEPMHTSAFYEQTYDAGVTVPGTMISVDVDKVDFKGSVAITPIVSVSVNNVDWITYTGAWKLFVNNFRYTKIHLAFAGTAADIVALNSLNVTLSVKLQNDSGSGIITNASLGSVFKFNKMFSDIKSATPAVKGAPPRLPIYVYVDAVSTCDAACTTTHVKLTAGQGARFLVDDWIKVDLITGPEVVQITNISTDDLTVSPALSGAPPINTTVYIASVRIYFYDLTGALTTGEWSCPITGY